In Anaerolineales bacterium, the following proteins share a genomic window:
- a CDS encoding glycosyltransferase family 2 protein — MSELKSRVMVEANVASMSNPALSIVLVCWNNKAYLDPCLKSLYDTGMENSFDVVVVDNGSTDGSQQMLAEKYPDVKIIQNSSNVGLGKASNQGILATTGRYILLLNNDTIVNGPSFDAMVEFLDKNPRTGAVGGKLMNPDGTIQAGYNYFSSIYEEFLVATRLGEFIRRGYPAVMNAEEIRSVDWLGSACLMIRRTALDEVGLLDEGFFIYGDEADLQYRLKKDGWMIHFLPHVYTIHYGGRSMERWPRRRMVYRGKLLFYRKHYGFLKTLMLRVILGSLSSAKLVAWAMLFMVPRQHNLAKKELRSNLDVIKLCITLS; from the coding sequence ATGTCAGAGTTGAAAAGTCGGGTTATGGTTGAGGCAAACGTCGCGAGCATGTCGAATCCTGCGTTGTCCATCGTGCTGGTTTGCTGGAACAATAAGGCATACCTCGATCCGTGTCTGAAATCCCTGTACGATACGGGAATGGAAAACTCCTTCGATGTTGTTGTGGTGGATAACGGGTCTACAGATGGAAGCCAGCAAATGCTAGCGGAGAAGTATCCGGACGTTAAAATTATCCAGAATTCGAGCAATGTAGGCTTGGGCAAGGCAAGCAATCAGGGGATTCTGGCAACTACTGGCAGATATATTCTGCTTCTGAATAATGACACAATTGTCAATGGGCCATCATTCGACGCGATGGTCGAATTTTTGGATAAAAATCCGAGAACCGGAGCAGTCGGTGGAAAATTGATGAATCCGGATGGAACGATTCAGGCAGGATACAATTATTTTTCCTCCATATATGAAGAATTTCTAGTTGCCACTCGATTGGGTGAGTTCATTAGAAGAGGCTATCCTGCCGTTATGAATGCCGAAGAAATCAGATCGGTGGACTGGCTTGGTTCAGCCTGTTTGATGATCCGGCGCACTGCTTTGGATGAAGTTGGACTTCTTGACGAAGGTTTTTTTATCTATGGCGACGAGGCTGATTTACAGTATCGGCTCAAAAAAGATGGATGGATGATACATTTCCTGCCCCATGTTTATACGATCCATTATGGCGGCAGGAGTATGGAACGTTGGCCCCGACGCAGGATGGTCTATCGTGGAAAACTGTTATTCTATCGTAAACATTACGGATTCCTGAAAACCCTCATGCTGCGAGTGATCCTCGGAAGTTTGAGTTCTGCCAAACTGGTTGCATGGGCAATGCTTTTCATGGTGCCGAGACAGCATAATTTGGCGAAAAAAGAGCTTCGCTCAAACCTTGATGTAATCAAGCTCTGCATCACGCTCTCTTAG
- a CDS encoding glycosyltransferase family 39 protein — protein sequence MKIDQAFLPADAQDPYSIRFLNRPFLIPVRTAFLSIMLVSILLRLASAFYLGNNVVDLPGINDQISYDGLARRVIDGHGFSYAEGHWPATRAGEPTAHWSFLYTLYLALVYKLFGINPLIARLIQALITGIFHTVLAWRIGARLFNRNVGVIAAIVSAFYIYFFYYAGALMTEAFYITGILWVFDVSLRIVAERSNPRADLRRLNWFQWTELGFAIGVTVLLRQVFLLFLPFLLLWLWWCDQGNSKNRWQMRWSALRGFLVVVLILALLITPWTIRNYLVFDTFVLLNTNAGFAFYWGNHPIHGTSFVPLLGESYQNLIPPELLVLNEGKLDKALLREGIKIVADDPVRYLLLSASRIEEYIKFWPSTESGIVSNISRVGSFGLLLPFMLFGIWVSLSIFRNSADPRQRANLLIFYVFIVVYTTIHLLTWTLIRYRLPVDAVLILFSAIGIEYLIRKPNHILYIH from the coding sequence ATGAAGATCGATCAAGCCTTCCTTCCCGCCGATGCTCAGGATCCATATTCAATAAGGTTTCTTAATAGGCCATTTTTGATCCCTGTTCGAACTGCATTTCTTTCTATCATGCTGGTTTCAATACTGCTCAGGCTGGCATCCGCATTTTATCTGGGAAATAATGTAGTTGATTTGCCGGGAATCAATGATCAAATTTCATACGATGGTCTGGCACGGCGGGTTATAGATGGCCATGGTTTTTCCTATGCCGAGGGGCATTGGCCCGCAACAAGAGCAGGAGAACCAACTGCTCACTGGAGTTTTCTTTACACCCTTTATCTTGCTTTGGTCTATAAATTATTTGGGATAAATCCCCTGATCGCAAGATTGATACAAGCATTGATTACAGGCATCTTCCATACTGTTCTTGCCTGGCGGATTGGCGCCCGTCTCTTCAACCGGAATGTGGGAGTGATTGCCGCGATCGTGAGCGCATTCTACATCTATTTCTTTTACTATGCGGGCGCGCTCATGACCGAGGCTTTTTACATTACTGGTATATTATGGGTATTTGATGTTTCTTTGAGGATTGTCGCCGAACGTTCTAATCCCCGGGCCGACTTGAGGAGGCTAAATTGGTTTCAATGGACGGAATTGGGTTTTGCAATTGGCGTGACAGTTCTACTCCGACAGGTTTTTTTGCTCTTCCTGCCATTTCTCCTTCTCTGGCTTTGGTGGTGTGATCAAGGCAATAGTAAAAATCGTTGGCAGATGCGTTGGTCCGCCTTGCGAGGCTTTTTAGTGGTAGTTTTGATTTTAGCCCTTTTAATCACCCCGTGGACAATCAGGAACTACCTCGTTTTTGACACTTTCGTTTTGTTGAATACAAATGCTGGTTTTGCCTTTTATTGGGGCAACCACCCCATTCATGGCACGAGTTTTGTTCCCTTGCTTGGTGAGTCATACCAAAACTTGATTCCTCCAGAGTTGCTTGTTCTGAATGAGGGCAAACTTGATAAGGCTTTGCTCCGTGAAGGAATAAAGATTGTGGCAGATGACCCGGTTAGATATCTTCTGCTATCAGCCAGCAGGATTGAAGAATATATCAAGTTCTGGCCATCCACCGAATCGGGTATAGTTAGTAATATCTCGAGGGTTGGATCTTTCGGATTGCTCTTACCTTTTATGCTCTTCGGAATTTGGGTTTCTCTGTCTATTTTTCGCAATTCGGCGGATCCGAGACAACGGGCAAATCTCTTAATATTCTATGTTTTTATCGTGGTTTACACGACTATTCATCTATTAACCTGGACATTGATTCGTTATCGCCTGCCAGTTGATGCTGTATTGATTCTTTTTTCCGCAATCGGTATCGAGTATCTGATCAGGAAGCCAAATCATATCCTGTATATTCATTGA
- a CDS encoding glycosyltransferase family 1 protein, with product MKIGIDARFLTHPQKGGFKTYTENLVLALAQLDKKNDYVLYLDRQPLRDSVLPSQPNFRHTVIPGNHKLYGMPWREQYALPRQIKKDNLDLFHSPCLTAPIVFDTPLVVTIHDMIWYHPDRYSKQKMGFHKRGVMRWYYQTVPQIAIRKARAVITVSEAAKQSILAHMRIQNDQIIVTHEAASEFYRPLGYHGAQSYIAKKYQVNSSFILGIGSADPRKNIKTLIQAYAVLPESFRNDYHLVVVCNHKSLVLESLKEVEQSGILKCVHFLEEVNDQELAYLYNLAALFVFPSLEEGFGLPLLEAMGCGTPVLAADNSSIPEIVGDAALRFNAEDVRKLAELISKVLSNPTLQLEMRERGIARAADFSWKRCGMETIAVYKKVIEGENKLSSVRIV from the coding sequence ATGAAGATCGGAATTGATGCGAGATTCTTAACTCATCCTCAGAAAGGCGGATTTAAGACGTATACCGAAAATCTCGTACTTGCACTTGCTCAGCTAGACAAAAAAAACGATTACGTTTTGTATCTTGATCGGCAGCCGCTTCGTGATAGCGTACTACCTAGCCAGCCGAATTTCAGACATACGGTGATCCCAGGGAATCATAAATTATATGGAATGCCCTGGAGAGAACAGTATGCCCTGCCCCGACAGATCAAGAAGGATAATCTTGACCTGTTTCATTCCCCTTGTCTGACTGCTCCGATAGTGTTCGACACCCCTCTTGTTGTTACGATACACGATATGATCTGGTATCATCCAGATAGGTACTCCAAACAGAAAATGGGATTTCATAAGAGAGGGGTAATGCGATGGTATTATCAGACCGTGCCTCAAATTGCGATCAGAAAAGCGCGGGCTGTAATTACAGTATCTGAAGCTGCCAAGCAAAGTATTCTTGCGCATATGCGCATTCAGAATGACCAGATAATTGTAACTCATGAGGCAGCCAGTGAATTCTATCGTCCGCTAGGTTACCATGGCGCGCAAAGCTATATTGCCAAAAAATATCAAGTAAATTCCAGTTTTATCCTGGGAATTGGATCGGCAGATCCCAGGAAGAATATCAAGACACTAATCCAGGCTTATGCCGTCTTACCAGAGTCGTTCAGAAACGACTATCATCTTGTGGTTGTGTGCAATCACAAATCCTTGGTTTTAGAGTCTTTAAAGGAAGTTGAACAATCGGGAATTTTAAAATGTGTTCATTTTTTGGAGGAGGTTAATGATCAGGAATTGGCATATCTATACAATTTGGCGGCGCTTTTCGTCTTTCCGTCCTTGGAGGAAGGTTTTGGATTGCCGCTTCTAGAGGCGATGGGGTGTGGAACTCCGGTCCTAGCTGCAGATAACTCATCCATCCCCGAGATTGTTGGGGATGCAGCGTTGCGCTTTAACGCTGAGGATGTAAGAAAGTTGGCGGAGCTGATATCCAAAGTTCTTTCCAATCCGACGCTGCAACTTGAAATGAGAGAGCGAGGGATTGCCCGAGCGGCTGATTTTTCGTGGAAGCGATGTGGGATGGAAACAATCGCTGTATATAAAAAAGTTATTGAAGGCGAAAATAAATTATCCTCGGTACGGATTGTATGA
- a CDS encoding class I SAM-dependent methyltransferase, with amino-acid sequence MAEQLIEKYNLHNKNIVEIGCGQGEFLSLLCDNGKNRGLGFDPVYDSDRNNREHNKQITFIGDFYSEKYSYIDADFVCCKMTLEHIQNTGSFIGMLGRILSGKPQTVVFFQVPDIDRILQEIAFWDIYYEHCSYFSLGSLARLFRRCNFDVVALEKAYSDQYLMITVRPGIGLNPALDGEEDLSNLTASVENFSRGYKLKLEEWQRNLEAMEQAGKRIVIWGASSKAVAFLTALREKNGIDYVVDINPRKKNTYIAGTGQKVVGPEFLVGYKPDIAIVMNPIYIEEIQDILGRMMVSVDLLTL; translated from the coding sequence TTGGCTGAGCAATTAATTGAAAAGTATAATTTGCACAACAAAAATATTGTAGAAATTGGTTGTGGGCAGGGAGAGTTTTTATCTCTTCTTTGCGACAACGGGAAAAACCGCGGTTTAGGTTTTGATCCCGTTTATGATAGTGACCGCAATAACCGGGAACATAACAAGCAGATAACGTTCATTGGAGATTTTTATTCCGAAAAATATTCATATATAGATGCTGATTTTGTGTGTTGTAAAATGACCCTTGAACATATCCAGAATACAGGAAGTTTTATTGGTATGCTTGGCCGCATCCTTAGCGGGAAACCCCAAACGGTGGTTTTTTTTCAAGTGCCAGATATTGATCGCATTTTGCAAGAAATCGCGTTTTGGGATATTTATTATGAACATTGCTCATATTTTAGTTTGGGCTCACTGGCTCGTTTATTTCGCAGATGTAACTTCGACGTTGTAGCCTTGGAGAAGGCATATAGTGATCAATATCTAATGATAACTGTCAGGCCGGGCATTGGGTTAAATCCAGCATTGGATGGTGAAGAAGATTTGTCAAATTTAACCGCTTCCGTTGAGAATTTTAGCCGGGGCTACAAACTTAAACTTGAAGAATGGCAGAGAAACTTAGAGGCGATGGAACAGGCTGGAAAACGTATTGTGATTTGGGGGGCAAGCTCTAAAGCTGTTGCTTTTTTGACCGCGCTGAGAGAGAAAAATGGAATTGATTATGTTGTTGATATTAACCCTAGAAAAAAAAACACATATATAGCAGGCACCGGACAAAAGGTTGTGGGTCCGGAATTTCTTGTAGGGTACAAACCAGATATTGCCATTGTCATGAATCCAATATATATTGAAGAAATACAAGATATTCTTGGTAGAATGATGGTGAGTGTTGATCTCCTAACCCTTTAA
- a CDS encoding glycosyltransferase family A protein — MKAKINYPRYGLYEHSLRGLEDMFCSAIIPTIGRASLSRAVRSILDQGFADADYEIIVVNDTGNPLPQMEWQHSPRVRMIVTQKRERSVARNTGAAVAKGRYLYFLDDDDIMLPGALREFWELSQKTDARWLFGGYQTVDNDGQIVAEFRPNLAGNISGWLIAGEGIPLQASLFRADVFYEAGEFDVFLTGAQDRDLERRISMRCSVCNTPFWVAQIRVGRERSSTDWSRLREFDRWGREKAFDQLNSFQSLWDSAQGKSHLHGRVCRAYLASAMWNLTRKFFFKFFSRLFLCVVFGIPYIFSPAFWNGVRTRIPPLGSFESR, encoded by the coding sequence TTGAAGGCGAAAATAAATTATCCTCGGTACGGATTGTATGAGCATTCACTGAGAGGTTTAGAAGATATGTTTTGTTCGGCAATCATTCCAACAATTGGTCGCGCGTCGTTGTCCCGCGCTGTTCGTAGTATCTTGGATCAAGGCTTTGCTGATGCTGATTATGAGATTATCGTAGTCAACGATACTGGAAATCCATTGCCTCAAATGGAATGGCAACACTCTCCACGCGTGCGGATGATCGTTACGCAGAAACGCGAACGTTCTGTGGCTCGTAACACAGGCGCCGCGGTTGCGAAGGGAAGATATCTGTATTTTCTTGACGATGACGATATTATGTTGCCAGGCGCCTTACGTGAATTTTGGGAGTTATCTCAAAAGACAGATGCGAGGTGGCTGTTTGGGGGGTATCAGACAGTGGATAACGATGGCCAAATTGTCGCGGAATTCCGTCCAAATCTTGCGGGTAACATCTCGGGTTGGCTAATAGCTGGGGAGGGCATTCCATTGCAAGCGTCATTATTTCGAGCCGATGTATTTTATGAAGCGGGAGAATTTGATGTTTTTCTTACAGGAGCTCAAGATCGTGATTTGGAAAGAAGAATATCCATGCGGTGCAGTGTTTGCAATACACCGTTTTGGGTAGCCCAGATACGTGTTGGGCGGGAGCGGAGTAGTACAGATTGGTCAAGGTTACGGGAGTTTGATCGGTGGGGTCGCGAAAAGGCATTTGATCAACTGAACTCTTTTCAGTCATTATGGGATTCTGCACAAGGCAAGAGTCATCTACATGGAAGAGTCTGCCGTGCCTATTTGGCTTCTGCGATGTGGAATCTCACTCGGAAGTTTTTTTTCAAGTTTTTCAGTCGGTTATTTTTATGTGTAGTTTTTGGCATCCCATACATTTTTTCGCCTGCTTTTTGGAACGGAGTCCGCACTCGTATACCTCCGCTAGGGAGTTTCGAGTCCAGGTAG
- a CDS encoding SDR family oxidoreductase — MRILVTGHNGYIGTILAPILMNEGHQVVGMDSDLYRRCTFGDETAHIDELRKDIRDVELADLDGFDAIIHLAALSNDPLGNLNPRLTYEINHIASVRLAELAKQVGVSRFIFSSSCSTYGAASDEMLTEEAEFHPVTPYGESKVFVERDVSKLASDNFSPTFLRNATAYGVSPRHRFDIVLNNLVAWAYTTGLVYLKSDGSPWRPIIHIEDISRAFVAALNAPKDLVHNQAFNVGINDENYRIRDLAEIVKETVPGCRVEYAKDAEPDKRTYRVDFSKIAQTLSEFKPQWTAKQGAKELYDAYEKHQIILEEFEGPKYKRIDHINQLLAAGDLDSTLRWRQ; from the coding sequence ATGCGGATTCTAGTAACGGGTCATAATGGATATATTGGAACAATCTTGGCGCCTATATTAATGAATGAAGGCCATCAAGTGGTGGGTATGGACAGTGATTTATATCGACGCTGTACATTTGGCGATGAAACGGCCCACATTGATGAGCTGAGAAAAGATATTCGGGATGTTGAATTGGCTGATTTGGATGGTTTTGACGCTATTATCCACTTGGCAGCCTTGTCAAATGACCCTCTGGGAAATTTGAATCCTCGGCTTACTTATGAAATAAACCATATTGCCTCAGTTCGTTTGGCTGAGTTAGCTAAACAAGTAGGAGTTTCTCGATTTATTTTTTCATCTTCATGCAGCACTTATGGAGCTGCAAGCGACGAGATGTTAACAGAAGAAGCTGAGTTTCATCCAGTTACACCTTATGGCGAATCGAAAGTATTTGTAGAACGCGATGTTTCTAAGCTAGCATCAGATAATTTCAGCCCCACCTTTTTGCGCAATGCAACAGCTTATGGCGTTTCGCCGCGTCACAGATTTGATATCGTCCTTAATAATCTAGTTGCTTGGGCATATACTACAGGTTTAGTTTATCTTAAGAGCGATGGCAGCCCATGGCGACCCATAATACATATAGAAGATATTTCACGGGCATTTGTCGCAGCGCTTAATGCCCCAAAAGATTTGGTGCACAATCAAGCCTTTAATGTAGGCATCAACGATGAAAATTATCGTATCCGTGATTTGGCCGAAATTGTTAAGGAAACAGTTCCGGGTTGTAGGGTTGAATATGCTAAAGATGCAGAACCTGACAAGCGAACTTATCGGGTTGATTTTAGCAAAATAGCCCAAACATTATCCGAATTCAAACCTCAATGGACTGCCAAGCAAGGCGCAAAAGAGCTATATGATGCCTACGAAAAGCACCAGATTATACTCGAAGAATTTGAAGGTCCAAAATATAAAAGGATAGATCACATAAACCAATTGCTGGCCGCAGGTGATTTAGATTCTACATTGCGCTGGCGACAATAA
- a CDS encoding VCBS repeat-containing protein: MLYFAIYQWNFGESLMKIREEDSNKKFSNLRLLIIVTICVCGLTAFGTLGRRYSDDVFFNHTIVSSGELDGLWLKSVGDVNGDGRVDLVAGGNSAGGLVWYESPNWTKHTIDSGSGFSTDGEVVDMDKDGDQDVVVLTDRDLRWYENPNWTVHIIENRVLHDVEAHDLDGDGDIDLVARDQGEFGHTGDELHFYRQDTPTSWTHRSVNCANGEGLRLVDVDRDNDRDVVIGGAWFENTKDIIEGAWNSYTYTTAWTHPNVFVGAGDLNQDGRVDIVLAPAELAGGSYRISWFQAPANPKTGNWTEHIVEDKVETVQHFVGVADMNNDGGLDIIAAEMEQGSDPDEVKVYLNQDGVGGGWTKQVIATSGSHSMRILDVDNDGDQDLYGANWQGNQLDLWLNQTCQQTLDHWERHVIDASRPWRAIFITAGDMDKDGLQDIVTGGWWYKNPGSPGGNWMRNAFGGSLNNIAAVYDFDGDGALDVLGATGQGSDADPHFVWARNNGSGSFNVLNNINQGGGDFLQGVAVGSVEGGGGHKVALSWHEPDNGVQMLSVPTSPLVDPWTIQNISAVSQDEALSMGDIDRDGDQDLLLGTIWLEKNGPSWIQHTLHSTSAAPYGESDPDRNRLADINGDGRLDAVIGYEAISVTGKLAWYEQGLDPTAIWAEHVIASVTGPMSLDVADMDGDGDRDVVVGEHNLDDPASARLLVYANVDGMGTQWQAHLVYQGDEHHDGAQVVDIDGDGDLDILSIGWNHSNVLLYLNSNPGCSNISPTQTASSAPTLPTLFSTQAHVTALPSPTPSQTDNTSPCLSVLLFSIALLLISKVKINY, encoded by the coding sequence TTGTTGTATTTCGCAATTTATCAATGGAACTTTGGAGAGTCATTGATGAAGATAAGGGAAGAAGATTCCAACAAAAAATTCTCTAACCTACGACTTTTGATTATCGTTACTATCTGTGTGTGTGGATTAACAGCCTTTGGAACTCTCGGTCGTAGATATTCCGATGATGTTTTTTTCAACCACACAATAGTCTCAAGTGGGGAATTGGATGGTTTATGGTTGAAGAGTGTGGGGGATGTGAACGGAGATGGGCGGGTGGATCTAGTGGCTGGCGGGAATAGTGCGGGAGGGCTGGTGTGGTATGAAAGCCCGAACTGGACCAAACACACGATCGACAGTGGCAGCGGTTTCAGCACCGATGGGGAAGTAGTGGACATGGACAAAGACGGTGACCAGGATGTTGTAGTTTTGACCGACAGGGATCTGCGTTGGTACGAAAACCCGAATTGGACTGTGCATATCATCGAAAATCGAGTACTGCACGATGTGGAAGCACACGATCTGGACGGGGACGGAGACATTGACCTGGTGGCACGCGACCAGGGTGAATTCGGACATACTGGGGATGAACTGCATTTCTATCGACAGGATACACCAACCTCTTGGACCCACCGCTCGGTCAATTGCGCCAATGGTGAAGGCTTACGCCTAGTGGATGTGGATCGAGACAATGATCGGGATGTGGTCATCGGCGGCGCTTGGTTCGAAAACACCAAGGATATCATCGAAGGGGCATGGAATTCCTACACCTACACGACTGCCTGGACGCATCCAAATGTCTTTGTGGGCGCGGGCGATCTCAATCAGGATGGGCGAGTGGATATTGTACTGGCGCCCGCGGAACTGGCAGGTGGCAGCTATCGGATCTCTTGGTTTCAAGCGCCAGCCAACCCGAAAACTGGCAACTGGACGGAACATATTGTCGAAGACAAGGTGGAAACGGTGCAGCACTTTGTGGGCGTCGCAGACATGAACAATGATGGTGGGCTGGACATCATAGCAGCCGAAATGGAGCAGGGCAGTGACCCGGATGAAGTCAAGGTATATCTCAATCAGGATGGCGTGGGAGGAGGCTGGACGAAGCAGGTGATTGCTACCAGTGGCTCACACAGCATGCGTATTCTGGATGTGGACAACGATGGCGACCAGGATCTGTATGGCGCCAACTGGCAGGGCAACCAACTTGACCTCTGGCTCAACCAGACCTGTCAGCAAACCCTGGATCATTGGGAACGACATGTCATCGATGCATCCCGCCCCTGGCGTGCTATCTTCATTACTGCCGGGGATATGGACAAGGATGGTCTGCAGGATATTGTCACGGGTGGTTGGTGGTACAAGAATCCCGGCAGCCCAGGTGGAAACTGGATGCGTAACGCTTTCGGCGGCTCGCTCAACAACATAGCGGCCGTATACGATTTCGACGGAGATGGAGCGCTGGATGTATTGGGCGCCACTGGGCAAGGCTCAGATGCGGATCCGCATTTCGTGTGGGCGCGCAACAATGGCTCCGGATCCTTCAACGTCTTGAACAATATCAATCAGGGAGGTGGAGACTTTCTACAAGGGGTAGCAGTTGGGAGCGTGGAAGGTGGCGGCGGTCACAAAGTTGCACTCTCCTGGCATGAACCTGATAATGGGGTCCAGATGCTGTCGGTTCCGACTAGCCCTCTGGTTGATCCCTGGACGATACAAAACATCTCGGCTGTGTCACAGGATGAAGCCCTAAGTATGGGCGATATTGACCGGGATGGTGACCAGGACTTGCTTTTGGGAACGATCTGGTTGGAGAAAAATGGTCCTTCCTGGATCCAACACACCCTGCACAGTACCAGCGCCGCGCCTTATGGAGAAAGCGATCCCGATCGCAATCGTCTAGCAGACATCAATGGAGATGGGCGTTTGGATGCGGTAATTGGGTATGAAGCGATCAGTGTGACGGGTAAACTGGCATGGTATGAGCAGGGCCTCGACCCAACGGCGATTTGGGCGGAGCATGTAATTGCCAGTGTCACGGGACCAATGAGTTTGGATGTGGCAGATATGGATGGGGATGGGGATCGAGATGTGGTGGTGGGCGAGCACAACCTGGATGATCCGGCAAGCGCGCGTCTGCTGGTCTATGCAAACGTTGATGGTATGGGAACACAGTGGCAGGCACATCTGGTTTACCAAGGCGACGAGCACCATGATGGCGCCCAGGTAGTGGACATCGATGGCGACGGCGATCTCGATATCCTCTCCATAGGCTGGAACCACTCCAACGTCCTCTTGTATCTCAACTCAAACCCGGGATGTTCCAATATATCACCTACTCAAACTGCCTCTTCTGCACCAACGCTACCAACCTTGTTTTCTACTCAGGCGCATGTGACTGCCCTCCCATCCCCAACGCCAAGCCAAACTGACAATACCTCGCCCTGCTTGAGTGTTTTGCTTTTTAGCATAGCATTACTTTTGATAAGTAAAGTGAAAATTAATTATTAG
- a CDS encoding glycosyltransferase family 2 protein — protein MVGNSPRVSIGLPVHNGEKYLEEALDSILAQTYKDFEIIISDNASNDKTQDICLKYAQDDGRIKYHRNDKNLGAAPNHNLVFRMARGVYFKWFGYDDKISPDFLFECVKILDANPDVALCMPKTNLIDEHGQFIGELNYKADAGSPAPHKRFGNFIFHNEAGDYVYGLMRVDKISQTSLHGSFPSSDLVFLAELTLYGKYYILPDRLFYRRFHSEQSTKGNFQVERSRVLWFDTSLKSKVVLPKWMYLFGYLRSVKNAPVNFFQKIYCYFQIFRWALIPPHFRALGKDVLLAARKIIVDLLSLLIIRNDDADNVEKL, from the coding sequence ATGGTAGGCAATAGCCCCAGAGTAAGTATTGGTCTGCCTGTGCACAACGGAGAAAAATATCTGGAAGAAGCATTAGACTCTATTCTTGCCCAGACTTACAAAGATTTTGAAATTATCATTTCCGATAATGCTTCAAATGATAAAACCCAAGATATTTGCTTGAAGTATGCCCAAGACGATGGAAGAATAAAATACCATCGCAATGATAAGAACTTGGGCGCTGCGCCGAATCATAATCTTGTCTTTCGAATGGCGCGCGGAGTTTATTTTAAATGGTTTGGCTATGATGACAAAATTTCTCCTGATTTTTTGTTCGAGTGTGTGAAAATCCTTGACGCCAATCCGGATGTAGCGCTATGCATGCCAAAGACAAATCTAATTGATGAGCATGGGCAATTTATAGGGGAACTGAATTACAAGGCAGATGCCGGATCGCCAGCCCCTCATAAGAGATTCGGGAATTTTATTTTCCATAATGAAGCGGGTGATTATGTCTATGGATTAATGAGAGTGGATAAAATTTCGCAAACTTCGTTACATGGAAGTTTTCCATCTTCTGATTTGGTGTTTTTGGCAGAATTAACCTTGTATGGAAAATATTACATACTTCCCGATCGTTTGTTTTATCGAAGGTTTCACTCAGAACAGTCGACAAAGGGCAATTTTCAGGTAGAAAGGTCGCGTGTTCTTTGGTTTGACACATCCTTAAAGTCAAAGGTCGTATTGCCGAAATGGATGTATCTATTTGGTTATCTAAGATCGGTGAAGAATGCTCCTGTAAATTTCTTTCAAAAGATTTACTGTTATTTTCAAATTTTTCGTTGGGCGCTTATCCCTCCACATTTTAGAGCCCTTGGCAAAGATGTTCTGTTGGCGGCTCGAAAAATTATTGTTGATTTGCTATCTTTGCTCATAATAAGGAACGACGACGCGGACAATGTCGAAAAACTTTAA